In a genomic window of Mastacembelus armatus chromosome 3, fMasArm1.2, whole genome shotgun sequence:
- the pde8a gene encoding high affinity cAMP-specific and IBMX-insensitive 3',5'-cyclic phosphodiesterase 8A isoform X2: protein MWSDWPEQGEKTTLTEVQFGPMKLFKDPLQVLLVFAKEDSQSNGFCWACEKANFRCSMARTPESALECFLEKHHDLVIIDHRHSRHFDAEALCRSMRAVNSSENTVIVAVVKRPDREEASVMPLINAGFNRRYVENANVMACYNELLQLEHGEVRAQFKLRAGNAIFTALEQSQEAIEIMSEDQVIQYVNPAYESIMGYQQGELIGKEIIEVPKSEKNKPDLLETINSCIRKGKEWQGIYYAKKKNGDSIQQNVKITPVIGQGGKIRHYVSINRPLNDNNKSDKSSERVQAESQTDIQSCKHKDRRKGSLDVRSTTSRGSDGSSQRRHSSMARIHSMTIEAPITKVINIINAAQESSPMPVAEALDRVLEILRTTELYSPQLGTKDEDPHTNDLVGGLMTDGLRRLSGNEYIFSTKQPHHIPSHLTTPLSLNDIPPRIAQTMENEDSWDFDIFNLEAATMKRPLTYLGLKIFSRFGVCEFLNCPEATLRSWLQVIEANYHSSNSYHNSSHAADVLHATAYFLCKERVKQSLDPIDEVAALIAATVHDVDHPGRTNSFLCNAGSELAILYNDTAVLESHHAALAFQITTRDDKCNIFKNIERNEYRTLRQAIIDMVLATEMTKHFEHVNKFVNSINKPLAALEENGGNSDEESVKSILTSPENRILVKRMLIKCADISNPCRPQELCIEWAGRISEEYFAQTDEEKRQALPVVMPVFDRNTCSIPKSQISFIDYFITDMFDAWDAFADLPNLMQHLDNNFKYWKGLDEKKLHSLRPPPE, encoded by the exons gtaCTTTTAGTTTTTGCCAAAGAGGACAGTCAGAGTAATGGATTCTGCTGGGCATGTGAGAAGGCCAACTTTAGGTGCAGCATGGCACGAACCCCGGAGTCGGCTCTTGAATGCTTCTTGGAGAAGCATCATGACCTTGTCATCATTGACCACAGACATTCCAGACACTTTGATGCTGAAGCACTATGCCG GTCAATGAGAGCGGTCAACTCTTCAGAGAACACTGTGATAGTCGCCGTTGTGAAAAG gccagacagagaggaagcctCTGTGATGCCCCTGATCAATGCTGGCTTTAATAGG AGATATGTGGAGAATGCCAATGTGATGGCCTGCTACAATGAGCTGCTACAGTTAGAGCATGGGGAGGTGCGGGCGCAATTCAAACTGAG GGCTGGAAATGCTATCTTCACTGCTCTTGAACAAAGCCAAGAGGCCATAGAGATCATGTCTGAAGATCAAGTAATTCAG TACGTGAACCCTGCCTATGAATCCATTATGGGCTACCAACAAGGCGAATTAATAGGGAAGGAAATAATTGAAGTGCCTAAAAGTGAGAAGAATAAGCCTGATCTTCTTGAAACAATAAACTCCTGTATACGGAAAGGCAAG GAGTGGCAGGGGATTTATTATGCCAAAAAGAAGAATGGAGATAGCATTCAGCAAAATGTGAAGATCACACCTGTAATTGGACAGGGGGG AAAAATCAGACACTATGTGTCTATCAACAGGCCtttaaatgataataataag AGTGATAAATCCAGTGAGCGTGTGCAGGCAGAGTCTCAGACAG ACATCCAATCCTGTAAGCACAAAGACCGGAGGAAAGGTTCTCTTGACGTCAGATCCACGACATCTCGAGGGAGCGATG GGAGTTCACAGCGAAGGCACTCCTCAATGGCCCGAATCCACTCCATGACTATAGAAGCTCCCATCACCAAG GTGATCAACATCATCAATGCAGCACAGGAAAGCAGTCCCATGCCTGTGGCAGAGGCCTTGGATCGTGTACTAGAGATCCTGAGGACGACTGAGCTCTACTCTCCACAGCTGGGCACCAAGGATGAAGATCCTCATACAAATGACCTTGTGGGGGGGCTGATGACG GATGGTTTACGCAGATTGTCAGGAAATGAATACATATTTTCCACAAAAC AGCCACACCATATCCCCAGTCACCTGACAACTCCTCTGTCGTTAAATGACATCCCCCCTCGTATTGCCCAGACCATGGAGAATGAAGACTCTTGGGACTTTGACATCTTCAACTTGGAGGCTGCAACCATGAAACG GCCTTTGACCTATTTGGGCCTGAAGATCTTCTCCCGCTTTGGGGTCTGTGAGTTCCTAAACTGCCCCGAGGCCACTTTGCGTTCCTGGCTGCAAGTGATTGAAGCTAACTACCACTCCAGTAACTCCTACCACAACTCTTCTCATGCAGCTGATGTTTTACACGCAACAGCATATTTTCTCTGCAAAGAGAGAGTCAAG CAAAGTTTGGATCCTATTGACGAGGTGGCTGCCCTGATAGCTGCTACTGTGCATGATGTGGACCACCCAGGCCGCACCAACAGCTTCCTGTGTAACGCAGGAAGTGAGCTCGCCATCCTCTACAATGACACAGCTGTGTTAGAGAGCCACCATGCAGCGCTGGCCTTCCAGATCACCACAAGAGATGATAAGTGCAACATCTTCAAGAACATTGAAAG GAATGAATATCGAACACTACGACAGGCCATCATTGATATGGTGCTCGCAACTGAGATGACTAAACACTTTGAACATGTCAACAAATTTGTCAACAGTATCAACAAGCCACTGGCTGCTCTGGAGGAGAATGGG ggaAACAGTGATGAGGAATCTGTCAAAAGCATTCTGACATCCCCCGAGAATCGCATTCTTGTCAAGCGGATGCTGATTAAGTGTGCAGACATCTCCAATCCATGTAGGCCTCAGGAGCTCTGTATTGAATGGGCTGGACGCATTTCAGAGGAGTATTTTGCACAg ACAGATGAGGAGAAGAGACAAGCTCTACCAGTGGTCATGCCTGTGTTTGACAGAAACACATGTAGCATCCCAAAGTCCCAGATATCCTTCATAGACTACTTCATTACGGACATGTTTGATGCATGGGATG cttttgCAGACCTTCCCAATCTTATGCAGCACTTGGATAACAACTTCAAGTACTGGAAAGGCCTGGATGAGAAGAAGCTGCACAGCCTGCGACCGCCTCCAGAATAG
- the pde8a gene encoding high affinity cAMP-specific and IBMX-insensitive 3',5'-cyclic phosphodiesterase 8A isoform X4, whose translation MKLFKDPLQVLLVFAKEDSQSNGFCWACEKANFRCSMARTPESALECFLEKHHDLVIIDHRHSRHFDAEALCRSMRAVNSSENTVIVAVVKRPDREEASVMPLINAGFNRRYVENANVMACYNELLQLEHGEVRAQFKLRAGNAIFTALEQSQEAIEIMSEDQVIQYVNPAYESIMGYQQGELIGKEIIEVPKSEKNKPDLLETINSCIRKGKEWQGIYYAKKKNGDSIQQNVKITPVIGQGGKIRHYVSINRPLNDNNKSDKSSERVQAESQTDIQSCKHKDRRKGSLDVRSTTSRGSDGSSQRRHSSMARIHSMTIEAPITKVINIINAAQESSPMPVAEALDRVLEILRTTELYSPQLGTKDEDPHTNDLVGGLMTDGLRRLSGNEYIFSTKQPHHIPSHLTTPLSLNDIPPRIAQTMENEDSWDFDIFNLEAATMKRPLTYLGLKIFSRFGVCEFLNCPEATLRSWLQVIEANYHSSNSYHNSSHAADVLHATAYFLCKERVKQSLDPIDEVAALIAATVHDVDHPGRTNSFLCNAGSELAILYNDTAVLESHHAALAFQITTRDDKCNIFKNIERNEYRTLRQAIIDMVLATEMTKHFEHVNKFVNSINKPLAALEENGGNSDEESVKSILTSPENRILVKRMLIKCADISNPCRPQELCIEWAGRISEEYFAQTDEEKRQALPVVMPVFDRNTCSIPKSQISFIDYFITDMFDAWDAFADLPNLMQHLDNNFKYWKGLDEKKLHSLRPPPE comes from the exons gtaCTTTTAGTTTTTGCCAAAGAGGACAGTCAGAGTAATGGATTCTGCTGGGCATGTGAGAAGGCCAACTTTAGGTGCAGCATGGCACGAACCCCGGAGTCGGCTCTTGAATGCTTCTTGGAGAAGCATCATGACCTTGTCATCATTGACCACAGACATTCCAGACACTTTGATGCTGAAGCACTATGCCG GTCAATGAGAGCGGTCAACTCTTCAGAGAACACTGTGATAGTCGCCGTTGTGAAAAG gccagacagagaggaagcctCTGTGATGCCCCTGATCAATGCTGGCTTTAATAGG AGATATGTGGAGAATGCCAATGTGATGGCCTGCTACAATGAGCTGCTACAGTTAGAGCATGGGGAGGTGCGGGCGCAATTCAAACTGAG GGCTGGAAATGCTATCTTCACTGCTCTTGAACAAAGCCAAGAGGCCATAGAGATCATGTCTGAAGATCAAGTAATTCAG TACGTGAACCCTGCCTATGAATCCATTATGGGCTACCAACAAGGCGAATTAATAGGGAAGGAAATAATTGAAGTGCCTAAAAGTGAGAAGAATAAGCCTGATCTTCTTGAAACAATAAACTCCTGTATACGGAAAGGCAAG GAGTGGCAGGGGATTTATTATGCCAAAAAGAAGAATGGAGATAGCATTCAGCAAAATGTGAAGATCACACCTGTAATTGGACAGGGGGG AAAAATCAGACACTATGTGTCTATCAACAGGCCtttaaatgataataataag AGTGATAAATCCAGTGAGCGTGTGCAGGCAGAGTCTCAGACAG ACATCCAATCCTGTAAGCACAAAGACCGGAGGAAAGGTTCTCTTGACGTCAGATCCACGACATCTCGAGGGAGCGATG GGAGTTCACAGCGAAGGCACTCCTCAATGGCCCGAATCCACTCCATGACTATAGAAGCTCCCATCACCAAG GTGATCAACATCATCAATGCAGCACAGGAAAGCAGTCCCATGCCTGTGGCAGAGGCCTTGGATCGTGTACTAGAGATCCTGAGGACGACTGAGCTCTACTCTCCACAGCTGGGCACCAAGGATGAAGATCCTCATACAAATGACCTTGTGGGGGGGCTGATGACG GATGGTTTACGCAGATTGTCAGGAAATGAATACATATTTTCCACAAAAC AGCCACACCATATCCCCAGTCACCTGACAACTCCTCTGTCGTTAAATGACATCCCCCCTCGTATTGCCCAGACCATGGAGAATGAAGACTCTTGGGACTTTGACATCTTCAACTTGGAGGCTGCAACCATGAAACG GCCTTTGACCTATTTGGGCCTGAAGATCTTCTCCCGCTTTGGGGTCTGTGAGTTCCTAAACTGCCCCGAGGCCACTTTGCGTTCCTGGCTGCAAGTGATTGAAGCTAACTACCACTCCAGTAACTCCTACCACAACTCTTCTCATGCAGCTGATGTTTTACACGCAACAGCATATTTTCTCTGCAAAGAGAGAGTCAAG CAAAGTTTGGATCCTATTGACGAGGTGGCTGCCCTGATAGCTGCTACTGTGCATGATGTGGACCACCCAGGCCGCACCAACAGCTTCCTGTGTAACGCAGGAAGTGAGCTCGCCATCCTCTACAATGACACAGCTGTGTTAGAGAGCCACCATGCAGCGCTGGCCTTCCAGATCACCACAAGAGATGATAAGTGCAACATCTTCAAGAACATTGAAAG GAATGAATATCGAACACTACGACAGGCCATCATTGATATGGTGCTCGCAACTGAGATGACTAAACACTTTGAACATGTCAACAAATTTGTCAACAGTATCAACAAGCCACTGGCTGCTCTGGAGGAGAATGGG ggaAACAGTGATGAGGAATCTGTCAAAAGCATTCTGACATCCCCCGAGAATCGCATTCTTGTCAAGCGGATGCTGATTAAGTGTGCAGACATCTCCAATCCATGTAGGCCTCAGGAGCTCTGTATTGAATGGGCTGGACGCATTTCAGAGGAGTATTTTGCACAg ACAGATGAGGAGAAGAGACAAGCTCTACCAGTGGTCATGCCTGTGTTTGACAGAAACACATGTAGCATCCCAAAGTCCCAGATATCCTTCATAGACTACTTCATTACGGACATGTTTGATGCATGGGATG cttttgCAGACCTTCCCAATCTTATGCAGCACTTGGATAACAACTTCAAGTACTGGAAAGGCCTGGATGAGAAGAAGCTGCACAGCCTGCGACCGCCTCCAGAATAG
- the pde8a gene encoding high affinity cAMP-specific and IBMX-insensitive 3',5'-cyclic phosphodiesterase 8A isoform X3, with amino-acid sequence MTTLTEVQFGPMKLFKDPLQVLLVFAKEDSQSNGFCWACEKANFRCSMARTPESALECFLEKHHDLVIIDHRHSRHFDAEALCRSMRAVNSSENTVIVAVVKRPDREEASVMPLINAGFNRRYVENANVMACYNELLQLEHGEVRAQFKLRAGNAIFTALEQSQEAIEIMSEDQVIQYVNPAYESIMGYQQGELIGKEIIEVPKSEKNKPDLLETINSCIRKGKEWQGIYYAKKKNGDSIQQNVKITPVIGQGGKIRHYVSINRPLNDNNKSDKSSERVQAESQTDIQSCKHKDRRKGSLDVRSTTSRGSDGSSQRRHSSMARIHSMTIEAPITKVINIINAAQESSPMPVAEALDRVLEILRTTELYSPQLGTKDEDPHTNDLVGGLMTDGLRRLSGNEYIFSTKQPHHIPSHLTTPLSLNDIPPRIAQTMENEDSWDFDIFNLEAATMKRPLTYLGLKIFSRFGVCEFLNCPEATLRSWLQVIEANYHSSNSYHNSSHAADVLHATAYFLCKERVKQSLDPIDEVAALIAATVHDVDHPGRTNSFLCNAGSELAILYNDTAVLESHHAALAFQITTRDDKCNIFKNIERNEYRTLRQAIIDMVLATEMTKHFEHVNKFVNSINKPLAALEENGGNSDEESVKSILTSPENRILVKRMLIKCADISNPCRPQELCIEWAGRISEEYFAQTDEEKRQALPVVMPVFDRNTCSIPKSQISFIDYFITDMFDAWDAFADLPNLMQHLDNNFKYWKGLDEKKLHSLRPPPE; translated from the exons gtaCTTTTAGTTTTTGCCAAAGAGGACAGTCAGAGTAATGGATTCTGCTGGGCATGTGAGAAGGCCAACTTTAGGTGCAGCATGGCACGAACCCCGGAGTCGGCTCTTGAATGCTTCTTGGAGAAGCATCATGACCTTGTCATCATTGACCACAGACATTCCAGACACTTTGATGCTGAAGCACTATGCCG GTCAATGAGAGCGGTCAACTCTTCAGAGAACACTGTGATAGTCGCCGTTGTGAAAAG gccagacagagaggaagcctCTGTGATGCCCCTGATCAATGCTGGCTTTAATAGG AGATATGTGGAGAATGCCAATGTGATGGCCTGCTACAATGAGCTGCTACAGTTAGAGCATGGGGAGGTGCGGGCGCAATTCAAACTGAG GGCTGGAAATGCTATCTTCACTGCTCTTGAACAAAGCCAAGAGGCCATAGAGATCATGTCTGAAGATCAAGTAATTCAG TACGTGAACCCTGCCTATGAATCCATTATGGGCTACCAACAAGGCGAATTAATAGGGAAGGAAATAATTGAAGTGCCTAAAAGTGAGAAGAATAAGCCTGATCTTCTTGAAACAATAAACTCCTGTATACGGAAAGGCAAG GAGTGGCAGGGGATTTATTATGCCAAAAAGAAGAATGGAGATAGCATTCAGCAAAATGTGAAGATCACACCTGTAATTGGACAGGGGGG AAAAATCAGACACTATGTGTCTATCAACAGGCCtttaaatgataataataag AGTGATAAATCCAGTGAGCGTGTGCAGGCAGAGTCTCAGACAG ACATCCAATCCTGTAAGCACAAAGACCGGAGGAAAGGTTCTCTTGACGTCAGATCCACGACATCTCGAGGGAGCGATG GGAGTTCACAGCGAAGGCACTCCTCAATGGCCCGAATCCACTCCATGACTATAGAAGCTCCCATCACCAAG GTGATCAACATCATCAATGCAGCACAGGAAAGCAGTCCCATGCCTGTGGCAGAGGCCTTGGATCGTGTACTAGAGATCCTGAGGACGACTGAGCTCTACTCTCCACAGCTGGGCACCAAGGATGAAGATCCTCATACAAATGACCTTGTGGGGGGGCTGATGACG GATGGTTTACGCAGATTGTCAGGAAATGAATACATATTTTCCACAAAAC AGCCACACCATATCCCCAGTCACCTGACAACTCCTCTGTCGTTAAATGACATCCCCCCTCGTATTGCCCAGACCATGGAGAATGAAGACTCTTGGGACTTTGACATCTTCAACTTGGAGGCTGCAACCATGAAACG GCCTTTGACCTATTTGGGCCTGAAGATCTTCTCCCGCTTTGGGGTCTGTGAGTTCCTAAACTGCCCCGAGGCCACTTTGCGTTCCTGGCTGCAAGTGATTGAAGCTAACTACCACTCCAGTAACTCCTACCACAACTCTTCTCATGCAGCTGATGTTTTACACGCAACAGCATATTTTCTCTGCAAAGAGAGAGTCAAG CAAAGTTTGGATCCTATTGACGAGGTGGCTGCCCTGATAGCTGCTACTGTGCATGATGTGGACCACCCAGGCCGCACCAACAGCTTCCTGTGTAACGCAGGAAGTGAGCTCGCCATCCTCTACAATGACACAGCTGTGTTAGAGAGCCACCATGCAGCGCTGGCCTTCCAGATCACCACAAGAGATGATAAGTGCAACATCTTCAAGAACATTGAAAG GAATGAATATCGAACACTACGACAGGCCATCATTGATATGGTGCTCGCAACTGAGATGACTAAACACTTTGAACATGTCAACAAATTTGTCAACAGTATCAACAAGCCACTGGCTGCTCTGGAGGAGAATGGG ggaAACAGTGATGAGGAATCTGTCAAAAGCATTCTGACATCCCCCGAGAATCGCATTCTTGTCAAGCGGATGCTGATTAAGTGTGCAGACATCTCCAATCCATGTAGGCCTCAGGAGCTCTGTATTGAATGGGCTGGACGCATTTCAGAGGAGTATTTTGCACAg ACAGATGAGGAGAAGAGACAAGCTCTACCAGTGGTCATGCCTGTGTTTGACAGAAACACATGTAGCATCCCAAAGTCCCAGATATCCTTCATAGACTACTTCATTACGGACATGTTTGATGCATGGGATG cttttgCAGACCTTCCCAATCTTATGCAGCACTTGGATAACAACTTCAAGTACTGGAAAGGCCTGGATGAGAAGAAGCTGCACAGCCTGCGACCGCCTCCAGAATAG
- the pde8a gene encoding high affinity cAMP-specific and IBMX-insensitive 3',5'-cyclic phosphodiesterase 8A isoform X1, with amino-acid sequence MGCASSIHISDRVVYHSGKDSEDSHSPQQTNTTQHQGNPASGLPLKPQSCKTTLTEVQFGPMKLFKDPLQVLLVFAKEDSQSNGFCWACEKANFRCSMARTPESALECFLEKHHDLVIIDHRHSRHFDAEALCRSMRAVNSSENTVIVAVVKRPDREEASVMPLINAGFNRRYVENANVMACYNELLQLEHGEVRAQFKLRAGNAIFTALEQSQEAIEIMSEDQVIQYVNPAYESIMGYQQGELIGKEIIEVPKSEKNKPDLLETINSCIRKGKEWQGIYYAKKKNGDSIQQNVKITPVIGQGGKIRHYVSINRPLNDNNKSDKSSERVQAESQTDIQSCKHKDRRKGSLDVRSTTSRGSDGSSQRRHSSMARIHSMTIEAPITKVINIINAAQESSPMPVAEALDRVLEILRTTELYSPQLGTKDEDPHTNDLVGGLMTDGLRRLSGNEYIFSTKQPHHIPSHLTTPLSLNDIPPRIAQTMENEDSWDFDIFNLEAATMKRPLTYLGLKIFSRFGVCEFLNCPEATLRSWLQVIEANYHSSNSYHNSSHAADVLHATAYFLCKERVKQSLDPIDEVAALIAATVHDVDHPGRTNSFLCNAGSELAILYNDTAVLESHHAALAFQITTRDDKCNIFKNIERNEYRTLRQAIIDMVLATEMTKHFEHVNKFVNSINKPLAALEENGGNSDEESVKSILTSPENRILVKRMLIKCADISNPCRPQELCIEWAGRISEEYFAQTDEEKRQALPVVMPVFDRNTCSIPKSQISFIDYFITDMFDAWDAFADLPNLMQHLDNNFKYWKGLDEKKLHSLRPPPE; translated from the exons gtaCTTTTAGTTTTTGCCAAAGAGGACAGTCAGAGTAATGGATTCTGCTGGGCATGTGAGAAGGCCAACTTTAGGTGCAGCATGGCACGAACCCCGGAGTCGGCTCTTGAATGCTTCTTGGAGAAGCATCATGACCTTGTCATCATTGACCACAGACATTCCAGACACTTTGATGCTGAAGCACTATGCCG GTCAATGAGAGCGGTCAACTCTTCAGAGAACACTGTGATAGTCGCCGTTGTGAAAAG gccagacagagaggaagcctCTGTGATGCCCCTGATCAATGCTGGCTTTAATAGG AGATATGTGGAGAATGCCAATGTGATGGCCTGCTACAATGAGCTGCTACAGTTAGAGCATGGGGAGGTGCGGGCGCAATTCAAACTGAG GGCTGGAAATGCTATCTTCACTGCTCTTGAACAAAGCCAAGAGGCCATAGAGATCATGTCTGAAGATCAAGTAATTCAG TACGTGAACCCTGCCTATGAATCCATTATGGGCTACCAACAAGGCGAATTAATAGGGAAGGAAATAATTGAAGTGCCTAAAAGTGAGAAGAATAAGCCTGATCTTCTTGAAACAATAAACTCCTGTATACGGAAAGGCAAG GAGTGGCAGGGGATTTATTATGCCAAAAAGAAGAATGGAGATAGCATTCAGCAAAATGTGAAGATCACACCTGTAATTGGACAGGGGGG AAAAATCAGACACTATGTGTCTATCAACAGGCCtttaaatgataataataag AGTGATAAATCCAGTGAGCGTGTGCAGGCAGAGTCTCAGACAG ACATCCAATCCTGTAAGCACAAAGACCGGAGGAAAGGTTCTCTTGACGTCAGATCCACGACATCTCGAGGGAGCGATG GGAGTTCACAGCGAAGGCACTCCTCAATGGCCCGAATCCACTCCATGACTATAGAAGCTCCCATCACCAAG GTGATCAACATCATCAATGCAGCACAGGAAAGCAGTCCCATGCCTGTGGCAGAGGCCTTGGATCGTGTACTAGAGATCCTGAGGACGACTGAGCTCTACTCTCCACAGCTGGGCACCAAGGATGAAGATCCTCATACAAATGACCTTGTGGGGGGGCTGATGACG GATGGTTTACGCAGATTGTCAGGAAATGAATACATATTTTCCACAAAAC AGCCACACCATATCCCCAGTCACCTGACAACTCCTCTGTCGTTAAATGACATCCCCCCTCGTATTGCCCAGACCATGGAGAATGAAGACTCTTGGGACTTTGACATCTTCAACTTGGAGGCTGCAACCATGAAACG GCCTTTGACCTATTTGGGCCTGAAGATCTTCTCCCGCTTTGGGGTCTGTGAGTTCCTAAACTGCCCCGAGGCCACTTTGCGTTCCTGGCTGCAAGTGATTGAAGCTAACTACCACTCCAGTAACTCCTACCACAACTCTTCTCATGCAGCTGATGTTTTACACGCAACAGCATATTTTCTCTGCAAAGAGAGAGTCAAG CAAAGTTTGGATCCTATTGACGAGGTGGCTGCCCTGATAGCTGCTACTGTGCATGATGTGGACCACCCAGGCCGCACCAACAGCTTCCTGTGTAACGCAGGAAGTGAGCTCGCCATCCTCTACAATGACACAGCTGTGTTAGAGAGCCACCATGCAGCGCTGGCCTTCCAGATCACCACAAGAGATGATAAGTGCAACATCTTCAAGAACATTGAAAG GAATGAATATCGAACACTACGACAGGCCATCATTGATATGGTGCTCGCAACTGAGATGACTAAACACTTTGAACATGTCAACAAATTTGTCAACAGTATCAACAAGCCACTGGCTGCTCTGGAGGAGAATGGG ggaAACAGTGATGAGGAATCTGTCAAAAGCATTCTGACATCCCCCGAGAATCGCATTCTTGTCAAGCGGATGCTGATTAAGTGTGCAGACATCTCCAATCCATGTAGGCCTCAGGAGCTCTGTATTGAATGGGCTGGACGCATTTCAGAGGAGTATTTTGCACAg ACAGATGAGGAGAAGAGACAAGCTCTACCAGTGGTCATGCCTGTGTTTGACAGAAACACATGTAGCATCCCAAAGTCCCAGATATCCTTCATAGACTACTTCATTACGGACATGTTTGATGCATGGGATG cttttgCAGACCTTCCCAATCTTATGCAGCACTTGGATAACAACTTCAAGTACTGGAAAGGCCTGGATGAGAAGAAGCTGCACAGCCTGCGACCGCCTCCAGAATAG